In one Corallococcus sp. EGB genomic region, the following are encoded:
- a CDS encoding bifunctional oligoribonuclease/PAP phosphatase NrnA, protein MPVTPSLQSRRTQPPAGSELTEPPPARLAKMPASDKLGRLLQVAKGHRRALILTHDNPDPDSMAAAVSLAHLLERKAGLEAHVGYGGIIGRAENVAFVRVLRLPVSHVSQIDFSQYDLFGLVDTQPPVRNHSLPARYRADLVVDHHPLREESLLAPFADVGGDFGATSTMLVEYLRAARLEPSVEIATALFYGIKADTRDLGRETTQTDVDSYLWLFPRCDKQLLGQIEHPELPARFFQLFHTSIEKAKVYGTAIITDLEEVYSPDLVAEVAERMMYLEGMKWSLAYGTFRNQLFLSLRVKDRRMNAGRLIRELCDDLGGSSGGHGSMAGARLPLSGSAAKRKALKREVVSRFLEAFGVSEERPVSLLSAQDT, encoded by the coding sequence ATGCCTGTCACCCCCTCCCTCCAAAGCCGCCGCACCCAGCCTCCTGCGGGGAGCGAGCTCACGGAGCCTCCGCCAGCGCGGTTGGCGAAGATGCCAGCCTCCGACAAGCTGGGCCGTCTGCTCCAGGTGGCCAAGGGCCACCGCCGGGCGCTCATCCTGACGCACGACAACCCGGACCCCGACTCGATGGCGGCGGCGGTGTCGCTCGCGCACCTGCTGGAGCGCAAGGCCGGCCTCGAGGCCCACGTGGGCTACGGCGGCATCATTGGCCGCGCGGAGAACGTCGCCTTCGTGCGCGTGCTGCGGCTGCCGGTGTCGCACGTGTCGCAGATCGACTTCAGCCAGTACGACCTCTTCGGGCTGGTGGACACGCAGCCGCCCGTGCGCAACCACTCGCTGCCGGCGCGCTACCGCGCGGACCTGGTGGTGGACCATCACCCGCTGCGCGAGGAGAGCCTGCTGGCCCCCTTCGCGGACGTGGGCGGCGACTTCGGCGCCACCTCCACCATGCTGGTGGAGTACCTGCGGGCCGCCCGCCTGGAGCCGTCCGTGGAGATCGCCACCGCGCTCTTCTACGGCATCAAGGCGGACACGCGGGACCTGGGCCGCGAGACGACCCAGACGGACGTGGACAGCTACCTCTGGCTGTTCCCCCGCTGCGACAAGCAGCTCCTGGGACAGATTGAGCACCCGGAGCTGCCCGCTCGCTTCTTCCAGCTGTTCCACACGTCCATCGAGAAGGCGAAGGTCTACGGCACCGCCATCATCACCGACCTGGAGGAGGTCTACTCCCCGGACCTGGTGGCCGAGGTCGCCGAGCGGATGATGTACCTGGAGGGGATGAAGTGGTCCCTGGCGTACGGGACGTTCCGCAACCAGCTCTTCTTGAGCCTGCGGGTGAAGGACCGGCGCATGAACGCGGGCCGCCTCATCCGCGAGCTGTGCGACGACCTGGGCGGCTCCTCCGGCGGCCACGGCAGCATGGCGGGCGCGCGGCTGCCCCTGTCCGGCAGCGCGGCCAAGCGCAAGGCGCTCAAGCGCGAGGTGGTGTCGCGCTTCCTCGAAGCCTTTGGCGTCTCCGAGGAGCGGCCGGTGTCGCTGCTGTCCGCGCAGGACACGTGA
- a CDS encoding Fic family protein: protein MKERYQDIDEKNEQLREYLEIYKDKQPAREFLDRFEMSWIYHDAALEGVVYTHQELMAALFPERTAAEASMIPVVLEIRNHKAVADFIREEAAGAKKQSALTLTTIKRMHDLFLGNTPEALAERARMERRERTEKELAKERDRAGLRKDMPLHRTYFHDITQPAKIQARLEKLVDHTASAEFREFHPIKQAAVVQHEFLQIFPFTEHSGKVGRMCSNLILLRNGYMPAVIHSIDRQRYYESFRAPVATFRTVLMDAMENSLDNGVKYFRDLGRKYKTVE, encoded by the coding sequence GTGAAGGAACGCTACCAGGACATCGACGAGAAGAACGAGCAGCTGCGCGAGTACCTCGAGATCTACAAGGACAAGCAGCCCGCGCGTGAGTTCCTCGACCGTTTCGAGATGTCGTGGATCTACCACGACGCCGCGCTCGAAGGCGTCGTGTACACGCACCAGGAGCTGATGGCGGCGCTCTTCCCCGAGCGCACGGCGGCGGAAGCCTCCATGATCCCGGTGGTGCTGGAGATCCGCAACCACAAGGCGGTGGCGGACTTCATCCGCGAGGAGGCCGCGGGCGCGAAGAAGCAGTCCGCGCTCACGCTCACCACCATCAAGCGGATGCACGACCTCTTCCTGGGCAACACGCCGGAGGCCCTGGCGGAGCGCGCCCGCATGGAGCGCCGGGAGCGCACGGAGAAGGAGCTGGCCAAGGAGCGCGACCGCGCGGGGCTGCGCAAGGACATGCCCCTGCACCGCACCTACTTCCACGACATCACCCAGCCGGCGAAGATCCAGGCCCGGCTGGAGAAGCTCGTGGACCACACGGCCAGCGCGGAGTTCCGCGAGTTCCACCCCATCAAGCAGGCGGCGGTGGTGCAGCACGAGTTCCTGCAGATCTTCCCCTTCACCGAGCACAGCGGGAAGGTGGGGCGCATGTGCAGCAACCTCATCCTGCTGCGCAACGGCTACATGCCCGCGGTCATCCACTCCATCGACCGGCAGCGCTACTACGAGTCCTTCCGCGCGCCCGTGGCCACGTTCCGCACGGTGCTGATGGACGCGATGGAGAACTCGCTGGACAACGGCGTGAAGTACTTCCGCGACCTCGGCCGCAAGTACAAGACCGTCGAGTAG
- a CDS encoding branched-chain amino acid transaminase, whose amino-acid sequence MSSTSSTVLRAEHIWLDGKLMKWDEGNVHVMTHALHYGLGVFEGIRAYKTHDGRLAVFRLREHIRRMMDSAHIIMLKMPYTEDELVEATLELLRTQKAQFANGAYLRPVAFMGDGAMGLGAVNPTRVGITAWDWGAYLGDKGLKEGIRAKVSSFTRNHVNVNMVRGKITGQYVNSILAKREAVLAGYDEAILLDISGFVAEASGENIFLVNKKGIIKTPPLSSPVLDGITRDTVLRLLRDAGHTTIEEVTVTRDALYICNEVFFTGTAAEITPVREVDNRQIGDGKPGPITRYIQDMYFRVVRGQEARYADWLTYV is encoded by the coding sequence ATGAGCTCGACCTCATCCACCGTGCTGCGCGCCGAACACATCTGGCTCGATGGGAAGCTGATGAAATGGGACGAGGGCAACGTGCACGTGATGACGCACGCCCTCCACTACGGCCTGGGCGTCTTCGAGGGCATCCGCGCCTACAAGACCCATGACGGCCGGCTCGCCGTCTTCCGGCTGCGCGAGCACATCCGCCGCATGATGGATTCAGCGCACATCATCATGCTGAAGATGCCCTACACCGAGGATGAGCTGGTGGAGGCCACGCTGGAGCTCTTGCGCACGCAGAAGGCGCAGTTCGCCAACGGCGCGTACCTGCGCCCGGTCGCCTTCATGGGCGACGGCGCCATGGGCCTGGGCGCGGTGAACCCCACCCGCGTGGGCATCACCGCCTGGGACTGGGGCGCGTACCTGGGTGACAAGGGCTTGAAGGAAGGCATCCGCGCCAAGGTCAGCTCGTTCACGCGCAACCACGTGAACGTGAACATGGTGCGCGGGAAGATCACCGGCCAGTACGTGAACTCCATCCTCGCCAAGCGCGAGGCGGTGCTCGCCGGCTACGACGAGGCCATCCTCCTGGACATCAGCGGCTTCGTCGCGGAGGCCTCCGGGGAGAACATCTTCCTCGTGAACAAGAAGGGCATCATCAAGACGCCGCCCCTCTCGTCCCCCGTCCTGGACGGCATCACCCGCGACACGGTGCTGCGGCTGCTGCGCGACGCCGGCCACACCACCATCGAGGAGGTCACCGTCACCCGTGACGCCCTCTACATCTGCAACGAGGTCTTCTTCACCGGCACCGCCGCGGAGATTACCCCCGTGCGCGAGGTGGACAACCGCCAGATTGGCGACGGCAAGCCCGGCCCCATCACCCGGTACATCCAGGACATGTACTTCCGCGTCGTGCGAGGCCAGGAGGCCCGCTATGCGGACTGGCTGACCTACGTCTGA
- a CDS encoding MoxR family ATPase has protein sequence MSPPQLTSEIRSFTSVEDAARRLEAVGYLSSPEIATAVFLADRMGKPILVEGPAGVGKTELAKALAQALDRTFLRLQCYEGLDEAKALYEWEYAKQLLYTQLLKDKIGELTQGTATLAEAADRLASGDAVFFSERFLLPRPILQAQLSDTPALLLVDEIDKADPEFEAFLLEVLSDNAVTVPELGTIRAKHVPRVILTSNNARELSDALKRRCLHLHIDFPDRERELRIVRARLPEVPQVLAEQVVEAVAAIRALDLKKAPSISETLDWAQSLALLNAEALSSDVVAATLNLVLKYEGDIEKARANLPTIAQA, from the coding sequence GTGAGCCCCCCTCAACTGACCTCGGAGATTCGCTCGTTCACCAGCGTGGAGGACGCAGCGCGTCGCCTGGAGGCGGTGGGCTACCTGTCGTCCCCCGAAATCGCCACGGCGGTGTTCCTCGCGGACCGGATGGGCAAGCCCATCCTGGTGGAGGGCCCCGCCGGCGTGGGCAAGACGGAGCTGGCCAAGGCCCTGGCCCAGGCGTTGGACCGGACCTTCCTCCGGCTCCAGTGCTACGAGGGCCTGGACGAAGCCAAGGCCCTCTACGAGTGGGAGTACGCCAAGCAGCTGCTCTACACCCAGCTGCTCAAGGACAAGATTGGCGAGCTGACGCAAGGCACGGCCACGCTCGCGGAGGCCGCGGACCGGCTCGCGTCCGGGGACGCGGTGTTCTTCTCCGAGCGCTTCCTCCTGCCCCGCCCCATCCTCCAGGCCCAGCTGTCGGACACGCCCGCCCTGCTCCTGGTGGACGAAATCGACAAGGCGGATCCGGAGTTCGAGGCCTTCCTCCTGGAGGTCCTGTCGGACAACGCTGTCACGGTGCCGGAGCTGGGCACCATCCGCGCGAAGCATGTCCCGCGCGTCATCCTCACCAGCAACAACGCCCGCGAGCTGTCGGACGCGCTCAAGCGCCGCTGCCTGCACCTGCACATCGACTTCCCGGACCGCGAGCGCGAGCTGCGCATCGTCCGCGCGCGCCTGCCGGAGGTCCCCCAGGTCCTGGCCGAGCAGGTGGTGGAGGCCGTGGCCGCCATCCGCGCGCTCGACTTGAAGAAGGCCCCGTCCATCAGCGAGACGCTCGACTGGGCGCAGAGCCTCGCGCTGCTCAACGCCGAAGCGCTCAGCTCGGACGTCGTCGCGGCCACGCTCAACCTCGTCCTCAAATACGAGGGCGACATCGAGAAGGCCCGCGCCAACCTGCCCACCATCGCGCAGGCCTGA
- a CDS encoding response regulator has product MERRVLIVESQNDFALSMASVLKSAGYNTAMATTASDAQRELEKRRPDLVVVRAELPDQSGFALCGQIKKGKWGQNLKVLLLSSDSGVEGLNKHRETPAAADGYLVIPFEMGELASMSAGIVPPGTDDSDADLDAALNGAPREAPPPMPGVRTGAPPKLPKRERRSAMTDEDKAFMDRAFSSIADRKAELLAESRQLKRPPPRRELMGTPEGKIQILRDELKTREAQLARLSEIWSVRERELLSVEDRLHEKDVELQGLKMQVDDLLRRFNDAQQSIVQKEREHGATVDDLLLQKFSSEKDLIEVVASKEKDINVLRKEVNLRDEELARRGADLESWRNEFDKLEKHLGVITLEFEVKEQKLQDTVRANEADILQLRERGDQFESELSRTISERDNRYAELGGEIQALQERLTQTEQERDATVRGLEARATTAEEHASRSDAEIERLNAERAALEQRLTQQVADLESDISRVTGERDQLRLDKDALEADLTQRVEERDGKISALDRELQEAIARNENSEAELNATIQQHRERIGELEGEVEAVKTHLEDRENELNAELQALQQAKDALEQDLTSQLEDLRAAKDALEADLNGQIQALTEQLDAAQRQGEQLSARVASLEDTVSQRDGTIEGLQTDVADRDARIAELTGNLEATSQQLSETQGTLSSTEATLAETRGELEATSQQLSTTQNTLSTTEATLAETRGELEATSQQLSETQTRLAQTEETLSTTRGELEATSQTLATTEGTLAQTQDMLARTEATLAGTQNTLASTEGTLAETRGELEATTQTLTDTQSRLAQTEETLSTTRGELEATSQTLSDTQATLARTEGTLAETRGELEATSQTLTDTQARLAQSEAHLASTQGELEATSQTLATTEGTLAQTQDTLARTEATLADTQNALASTEGTLAETRGELEATSQTLTQTQETLEVTRSDLAKMTSHRDELDAELNETRNLLQETNGLLARTTEERDQRIAELQALNAAKDALEQDLTGQIGNLRAELSETQGLYDAERTAHAALAEETTARIHALTGERDQLTADLGATSQQLADTQGQLASTQDALAREEQAHAQARQAAADIQAELTRQLTEAQANGEDLAEQLIVTKHELGTRVSEVTQLTSTLAQTEDARHHLEDRLQTLTHESQRREELLQNEVDTKGKELSDTLRKLTHVTQEKMRQAEVLNREVATRTEQVKQLEGQLETQAAEAKKQADALNQQLANVSGELDGARKALAERDTQLQQAGQQQKKLTSERDGLAGQLQQAQAQAQQQAQQAQAAAAEAKKQSDDLAAKLAKAEQRIAQLSQEAQKFAADTEAKLKEAQAQLQARTKKAQDLELALENAQSTRARAEKELTARVTAAEAKANEAAAKLATAQKERKDLEARQAKELEDLNAKQKAELERREAIKAQEVARLQTSVQEKSKALKVAELELARYKTKAPAAAAPAAKAAKATEEEHLAATVQANPVIPAAAKPPAKAAPAAKTAAKKAAPTPAPVPQDEDAPERTMVMQLPTAPEGGEDDWTALVDELDK; this is encoded by the coding sequence ATGGAGCGTCGCGTCCTCATCGTCGAAAGCCAGAACGACTTCGCACTCAGCATGGCCTCCGTGCTCAAGAGCGCGGGCTACAACACGGCCATGGCCACCACTGCGTCAGACGCGCAGCGGGAGTTGGAGAAGCGCCGACCCGACCTCGTCGTCGTGCGCGCGGAGCTTCCGGACCAGTCCGGTTTTGCCCTCTGTGGGCAGATCAAGAAGGGCAAGTGGGGCCAGAACCTCAAGGTCCTCCTGCTCTCCTCCGACTCGGGTGTGGAGGGCCTGAACAAGCACCGTGAGACGCCGGCCGCCGCGGACGGCTATCTCGTCATCCCGTTCGAGATGGGCGAGCTCGCCTCCATGAGCGCCGGCATCGTGCCGCCCGGCACCGATGATTCGGACGCGGACCTGGATGCCGCGCTCAACGGCGCGCCTCGGGAAGCCCCGCCGCCCATGCCCGGCGTGCGCACGGGCGCCCCGCCCAAGCTGCCCAAGCGCGAGCGCCGCAGCGCGATGACGGACGAGGACAAGGCCTTCATGGACCGGGCCTTCTCGTCCATCGCGGACCGCAAGGCGGAGCTGCTCGCGGAGTCGCGCCAGCTCAAGCGCCCGCCCCCGCGCCGCGAGCTGATGGGCACGCCCGAGGGCAAGATCCAGATCCTCCGGGACGAGCTGAAGACGCGTGAAGCCCAGCTCGCGCGCCTGTCGGAGATCTGGAGCGTCCGCGAGCGCGAGCTGCTCTCCGTGGAGGACCGCCTCCACGAGAAGGACGTGGAGCTGCAGGGCCTGAAGATGCAGGTGGACGACCTGCTCCGGCGCTTCAACGACGCGCAGCAGTCCATCGTCCAGAAGGAGCGCGAGCACGGCGCCACCGTCGACGACCTGCTCCTCCAGAAGTTCTCCTCGGAGAAGGACCTCATCGAGGTCGTCGCCTCCAAGGAGAAGGACATCAACGTCCTGCGCAAGGAGGTCAACCTCCGCGACGAGGAGCTGGCCCGGCGCGGCGCGGACCTGGAGAGCTGGCGCAACGAGTTCGACAAGCTCGAAAAGCACCTCGGCGTCATCACGCTGGAGTTCGAGGTCAAGGAGCAGAAGCTCCAGGACACCGTCCGCGCCAACGAGGCGGACATCCTCCAGCTGCGCGAGCGCGGCGACCAGTTCGAGTCCGAGCTGTCCCGCACCATCAGCGAGCGCGACAACCGCTACGCCGAGCTGGGCGGGGAGATTCAAGCCCTCCAGGAGCGGCTGACCCAGACCGAGCAGGAGCGCGACGCCACCGTGCGCGGCCTGGAGGCCCGGGCCACCACCGCGGAGGAGCACGCCAGCCGTTCGGACGCGGAGATTGAACGCCTCAACGCCGAGCGCGCCGCGCTGGAGCAGCGCCTCACGCAGCAGGTGGCGGACCTGGAGTCCGACATCTCGCGCGTCACCGGCGAGCGCGACCAGCTCCGGCTGGACAAGGACGCCCTGGAGGCGGACCTCACGCAGCGCGTGGAGGAGCGGGACGGGAAGATCTCCGCGCTCGACCGCGAGCTGCAGGAGGCCATCGCCCGCAACGAGAACAGCGAGGCGGAGCTCAACGCCACCATCCAGCAGCACCGTGAGCGAATCGGTGAGCTGGAGGGCGAGGTCGAAGCCGTCAAGACGCACCTGGAGGACCGCGAGAACGAGCTGAACGCGGAGCTCCAGGCGCTGCAGCAGGCCAAGGACGCGCTGGAGCAGGACCTCACCAGCCAGTTGGAGGACCTGCGCGCGGCCAAGGACGCCCTGGAGGCGGACCTCAACGGCCAGATTCAAGCGCTCACCGAGCAGCTGGACGCGGCCCAGCGCCAGGGCGAACAGCTCTCCGCGCGCGTGGCCTCGCTGGAGGACACCGTCTCCCAGCGCGACGGCACCATCGAGGGCCTGCAGACCGACGTCGCCGACCGCGACGCCCGCATCGCCGAGCTGACCGGCAACCTGGAGGCCACGAGCCAGCAGCTCTCCGAGACGCAGGGCACGCTCTCCAGCACGGAGGCCACCCTCGCGGAGACACGCGGCGAGCTGGAGGCCACCAGCCAGCAGCTCTCCACCACGCAGAACACGCTCTCCACCACGGAGGCCACGCTGGCGGAGACGCGCGGCGAGCTGGAGGCCACCAGCCAGCAGCTCTCCGAGACGCAGACGCGCCTCGCCCAGACGGAGGAGACGCTCTCCACCACGCGCGGCGAGCTGGAGGCCACCAGCCAGACACTGGCCACCACGGAGGGCACCCTCGCGCAGACGCAGGACATGCTGGCGCGCACGGAGGCCACGCTCGCCGGCACGCAGAACACGCTCGCCAGCACCGAGGGCACGCTCGCGGAGACGCGCGGCGAGCTGGAGGCCACCACCCAGACGCTGACGGACACCCAGTCCCGCCTGGCGCAGACGGAGGAGACGCTCTCCACCACGCGCGGCGAGCTGGAGGCCACCAGCCAGACCCTCTCCGACACGCAGGCCACGCTGGCCCGCACGGAGGGGACGCTCGCGGAGACGCGCGGCGAGCTGGAGGCCACCAGCCAGACGCTGACGGACACGCAGGCGCGGCTCGCGCAGAGCGAGGCCCACCTGGCGTCCACCCAGGGCGAGCTGGAGGCCACCAGCCAGACACTGGCCACCACGGAGGGCACCCTCGCGCAGACGCAGGACACGCTGGCGCGCACGGAGGCCACGCTCGCGGACACGCAGAACGCGCTCGCCAGCACCGAAGGCACGCTCGCGGAGACGCGCGGCGAGCTGGAGGCCACCAGCCAGACGCTGACGCAGACCCAGGAGACCCTGGAGGTCACCCGCTCCGACCTGGCGAAGATGACCTCGCACCGCGACGAGCTGGACGCGGAGCTGAACGAGACGCGGAACCTCCTCCAGGAGACCAACGGCCTCCTCGCCCGCACCACCGAGGAGCGCGACCAGCGCATCGCGGAGCTGCAGGCGCTCAACGCCGCGAAGGACGCGCTGGAGCAGGACCTCACCGGCCAGATTGGCAACCTGCGCGCGGAGCTGTCTGAGACGCAGGGCCTCTACGACGCGGAGCGCACCGCCCACGCGGCGCTCGCGGAGGAGACCACCGCGCGCATCCACGCCCTCACCGGCGAGCGCGACCAGCTGACCGCGGACCTGGGCGCCACGTCGCAGCAGCTGGCCGACACGCAGGGCCAGCTGGCCAGCACGCAGGACGCGCTGGCCCGCGAAGAGCAGGCCCACGCCCAGGCCCGCCAGGCCGCCGCGGACATCCAGGCGGAGCTCACGCGCCAGCTCACCGAGGCCCAGGCCAACGGCGAGGACCTGGCCGAACAGCTCATCGTCACCAAGCACGAGCTGGGCACGCGCGTGTCGGAAGTCACGCAGCTGACGTCCACGCTCGCGCAGACGGAGGACGCGCGGCACCACCTGGAGGACCGCCTCCAGACGCTCACCCACGAGTCGCAGCGCCGCGAGGAGCTCCTCCAGAACGAGGTCGACACCAAGGGCAAGGAGCTGTCCGACACGCTCCGCAAGCTCACGCACGTGACGCAGGAGAAGATGCGTCAGGCGGAGGTGCTCAACCGCGAGGTCGCCACCCGCACGGAGCAGGTGAAGCAGCTGGAAGGCCAGCTGGAGACGCAGGCCGCCGAGGCGAAGAAGCAGGCGGACGCGCTCAACCAGCAGCTCGCCAACGTCTCCGGCGAGCTGGACGGAGCGCGCAAGGCCCTCGCGGAGCGCGACACGCAGCTGCAGCAGGCCGGGCAGCAGCAGAAGAAGCTCACCAGCGAGCGCGACGGGCTGGCCGGACAGCTCCAGCAGGCCCAGGCCCAGGCGCAGCAGCAGGCCCAGCAGGCCCAGGCCGCCGCCGCGGAGGCGAAGAAGCAGTCCGACGACCTGGCCGCGAAGCTCGCCAAGGCGGAACAGCGCATCGCGCAGCTCTCCCAGGAGGCCCAGAAGTTCGCCGCCGACACGGAGGCGAAGCTCAAGGAGGCCCAGGCCCAGCTGCAGGCCCGCACCAAGAAGGCCCAGGACCTGGAGCTGGCGCTGGAGAACGCCCAGAGCACCCGCGCCCGCGCGGAGAAGGAGCTCACCGCCCGCGTCACCGCGGCGGAGGCCAAGGCCAACGAGGCGGCCGCGAAGCTCGCCACCGCGCAGAAGGAGCGCAAGGACCTGGAGGCCCGTCAGGCCAAGGAGCTCGAGGACCTCAACGCCAAGCAGAAGGCGGAGCTCGAGCGCCGCGAGGCCATCAAGGCCCAGGAGGTCGCCCGCCTCCAGACGTCCGTCCAGGAGAAGAGCAAGGCACTCAAGGTCGCCGAGCTGGAGCTGGCCCGCTACAAGACCAAGGCCCCGGCCGCCGCCGCGCCCGCCGCGAAGGCCGCCAAGGCCACCGAGGAGGAGCACCTGGCCGCCACCGTCCAGGCCAACCCGGTCATCCCGGCCGCCGCCAAGCCCCCGGCCAAGGCCGCTCCCGCCGCCAAGACCGCCGCGAAGAAGGCCGCCCCGACCCCGGCCCCGGTGCCCCAGGACGAGGACGCCCCGGAGCGCACCATGGTCATGCAGCTGCCCACCGCCCCCGAAGGCGGCGAGGACGACTGGACGGCGCTCGTCGACGAGCTCGACAAGTAG
- a CDS encoding AAA family ATPase, with protein MPPAGYAYEDNPFKLENPSILDIAPGEPKSLEDTGLRMGLLSDLGLKFLYYAGTGTGVAIAESMCLPWSGVVEHVVDFLAAEKLVDLRGGKGFGRASVEFALTEKGREYARDALTRSTYVGPAPVPIEQYNALISSQTEETPVVGQEDLVAALSHLTVSAELMDKLGPAVNSGRSLFLYGPPGNGKTSLAEAISNMFGGEVFVPHCLEIDNQIIKVFDRIIHTPVSLEMDRDASGRRQTFEMDKRWALCRRPAVVVGGELTLETLDLIYSESTRFYEAPFQVKANGGMLLIDDFGRQKVHPTDLLNRWIVPLEKRVDFLTLHTGKKFEIPFDQLLVFSTNLDPKELVDEAFLRRIKYKIEVGNPDEESYREIFRRVCEAAGIPYVDQAITYLVEHYYKPRSMEMRSCHPRDLVSLIRDAARYRQIPPALSKDLLDQACEVFLVNL; from the coding sequence ATGCCTCCCGCCGGCTACGCCTACGAAGACAATCCCTTCAAGCTGGAGAACCCGTCCATCCTCGACATCGCTCCGGGGGAGCCGAAGTCGCTGGAGGACACGGGACTGAGGATGGGTCTGTTGTCGGACCTGGGCCTCAAGTTCCTCTACTACGCCGGCACCGGCACGGGCGTGGCCATCGCGGAGAGCATGTGCCTGCCCTGGTCCGGCGTGGTGGAGCACGTGGTGGACTTCCTCGCCGCGGAGAAGCTCGTGGACCTGCGCGGCGGCAAGGGCTTTGGCCGCGCGTCCGTGGAGTTCGCCCTCACGGAGAAGGGCCGCGAGTACGCCCGCGACGCCCTCACCCGCTCCACCTACGTGGGCCCCGCCCCCGTCCCCATCGAGCAGTACAACGCCCTCATCAGCAGCCAGACGGAGGAGACGCCCGTCGTGGGCCAGGAGGACCTGGTCGCCGCCCTGAGCCACCTCACCGTCTCCGCGGAGCTGATGGACAAGCTGGGCCCGGCCGTGAACTCCGGCCGCTCCCTCTTCCTCTATGGCCCGCCGGGCAACGGCAAGACGAGCCTGGCGGAGGCCATCTCCAACATGTTCGGCGGCGAGGTCTTCGTCCCGCACTGCCTGGAGATCGACAACCAGATCATCAAGGTCTTCGACCGCATCATCCACACGCCCGTGTCGCTGGAGATGGACCGCGACGCCAGCGGCCGCCGGCAGACCTTCGAGATGGACAAGCGCTGGGCGCTCTGCCGGCGCCCCGCGGTGGTGGTGGGCGGCGAGCTGACGCTGGAGACGCTGGACCTCATCTACTCGGAGAGCACCCGCTTCTACGAGGCGCCGTTCCAGGTGAAGGCCAACGGCGGCATGCTCCTCATCGACGACTTCGGCCGCCAGAAGGTCCACCCCACGGACCTGCTCAACCGGTGGATCGTCCCCCTGGAGAAGCGGGTGGACTTCCTCACCCTGCACACCGGCAAGAAGTTCGAGATTCCCTTTGATCAGCTCCTCGTCTTCTCCACCAACCTGGACCCCAAGGAGCTGGTGGACGAGGCGTTCCTGCGCCGCATCAAGTACAAGATAGAGGTCGGCAACCCGGACGAGGAGTCCTACCGGGAGATCTTCCGCCGGGTGTGTGAGGCGGCGGGCATCCCCTACGTGGACCAGGCCATCACCTACCTGGTGGAGCACTACTACAAGCCGCGCAGCATGGAGATGCGCTCCTGTCACCCGCGCGACCTGGTTTCACTCATCCGGGACGCGGCCCGATACCGGCAAATCCCGCCAGCCCTTTCAAAAGACCTCCTCGATCAGGCCTGTGAGGTGTTCCTGGTGAATCTGTAG
- a CDS encoding deoxyribonuclease IV, with the protein MRIGAHESIAGGVSQAFQRAEAHGARALQIFTKNARGWSAPALTDEEARAFRAEARRTGLPVIAHGSYLVNLAGEAPEARERSLACVTEELTRCERLGIPMLILHPGSHADEARGLRLIAEGLDEVHRRCPGMKARLCLEVTAGQGNALGWRFEHLEELLCRVEDEARLAVCLDTCHLFAAGYDLRTPRGYAAVMDECDRRVGLHRVRAFHLNDCKKDLGCRVDRHEEPGKGTIGLTAFRCLMKDARFVDTIGVLETPFPERYGENIRLLESLCRRK; encoded by the coding sequence GTGCGCATCGGGGCTCACGAATCCATTGCCGGGGGCGTGAGCCAGGCCTTCCAGCGCGCCGAAGCGCACGGTGCGCGCGCCCTGCAGATCTTCACGAAGAACGCGCGGGGCTGGAGCGCCCCCGCGCTGACGGACGAAGAGGCCCGGGCCTTCCGCGCGGAGGCCCGCCGCACCGGCCTCCCCGTCATCGCCCACGGCAGCTACCTGGTGAACCTGGCCGGTGAGGCGCCGGAGGCCCGCGAGAGGTCGCTCGCGTGCGTCACCGAGGAGCTCACCCGCTGCGAGCGCCTGGGCATCCCGATGCTCATCCTCCACCCGGGTTCCCACGCGGACGAAGCGCGCGGCCTGCGCCTCATCGCCGAAGGGCTGGATGAAGTGCACCGCCGCTGCCCCGGCATGAAGGCCCGCCTCTGCCTGGAGGTGACGGCGGGCCAGGGCAACGCGCTGGGCTGGCGCTTCGAGCACCTGGAGGAGCTGCTCTGCCGCGTCGAGGACGAAGCGCGGCTGGCGGTGTGCCTGGACACGTGCCACCTGTTCGCGGCGGGCTACGACCTGCGGACCCCCAGGGGCTACGCGGCCGTGATGGACGAGTGCGACCGGCGGGTGGGGCTCCACCGGGTGCGCGCCTTTCATCTCAATGATTGCAAGAAAGACCTGGGTTGCCGGGTGGACCGGCATGAGGAACCAGGCAAGGGAACAATCGGACTGACGGCCTTCCGCTGCCTGATGAAGGACGCGAGGTTCGTCGACACCATTGGGGTGCTGGAAACACCCTTTCCGGAACGTTATGGGGAGAACATCCGACTTCTCGAATCCCTGTGCCGGAGGAAGTAA